CAGCGAGGCTCCTGCCGCCCGGGAAGCCGGGGCTGAGCTCCAGGGCCTCTGCTTGGCCGGCGTCCACGCACTGTAGCCCGCAGAGGGTTAGGAGCGGAAGGTGTCGCCCTAGACTGGAAGCTGGGGCTGAACTCCAGGGGCCTCTGCTTGGCCGGTGTCCACGCACTGTAGCCCGCAGAGGGTTAGGAGCGGAAGGTGTCGCCCTAGACTGGAAGCTGGGGCTGAGCTCCAGGGGCCTCTGCCTGGCCGGTGTCCACGCACTGTAGCCCGCAGAGGGTTAGGAGCGGAAGGAAGGGTGTGAAGTGCGCTCTGTGCCCCCCGCTACCCCCTCTGCCACCGCGGGCGGGCTTCCGGGAGGGCAGGCGTGACTCGTGCGTGTCCCCGCCTCACAGCTGTGTGTTCGAGCCGGAGGGGAATGCCTGCAGCCTGACGGACAGCACCGCGGAGGAGCACGTGCTGGCGCTGGTAGAGCACGCGGCCGACGAGGCCCGGGACAGGATCAGCCGGCTGGTGCCTGGAGGCAAGGTAGCGCCCCCACGGGGCGGCCGTTTCATCTGCCAGGCGCTGGCCTGTCGGTACGACCCAGCATCAGCGGTCATCGCGAGCGTCTGGCCGGAGCGCCGCCCTGTCCTGGTGCCGCTGTTGCTGGAGGGCTAGCTCCTCGTCCCCGCGGCCGCCGCAGCCAGCTGGCCATCTCCTGGGAGCGGGGTGGCGTGTGGTGTGCAGGTCGCCGGCCAGCAGAGGGTTGCGCTCTGTCTCCTGGCCGAGGCCGAGCCTGCCCTGCCTCTCCATGGCTGCGTGTCCTCTCCGTGTTCTCAGTGTCTGCGCCTCTGCAGTCTCCGTGGGTCTGACCAGGCATGAGCTGGTCCTCAGGGCCCGCCCTGCTCTGCACACCTCCTCTCTGACACAGGAGGCATCTGGTAGGCGTGGCGGGAACCGTATGGGCGAGTGGCCTCAGATTTCCTGGTGACTGTTAGCGAGGACACAAGCAGAGTTAACCCTGGTGTTTTGTGTGACCCAGTGTGTCTAACGTTCTGTCTTCGCAAAGCCTGTGTGGGAATCTGCTTGAGCTTTCTATTTACACTAAGTCTGCAGAGGATGTGGTGGGTTTTACATAAAGAACCGTGAGGTGGTCGCAGTTGGGATGTGTCGGGTTATACAAGACACGTCGCGTTTTACGTCACCCGTTTTCTGCTGGTTTGCACACGCCTGCCGTGAGGTGTGAGGTCCCCGTGTGGTCACTGGAAGCTCTGTGTGTGGAGTCTGGTCTGCGCTGTGGTGGCTCCTCAGCCCTGGAGTCCGCGTTTCCGCATGAGCACTGATTCGTCCCCCATAAGGGTGTCCCATCCTGTTTGGGCCTGGGTGCACAGAGCTGGGACGGCCACATCTGTTTGTGCATCCGTCTGTGCAGCCTGCCCTGACTCACGTTCACCAAAGGCTGTGCATTCACACGGAAATCTCCAGGTCTGCCCACACCCGAGGGTCCTCTGCTCCTCACGGGCTCATGACTGCAGCAAGGAGCCCTGCCATCGTCCACATCCCACCCCCGGGCTCCCCTGCACCCTGCACCAGCGCACTCGGCTGCTCCTGGCCTCTGAAGGGGCACTGCTCCCAGGTGGAGCTCGGTTTAGACAGGCAGGctccgtgtgtgtgtggggtggggcctCTGGTCTCCTTGACCAGCCCCTGCCCCAGCTCGCATTGGTCAGGCTTCCGGCTCCTGGCAAAGGCTGTTTCTGGGGTGTCGTGTGTCCTTGAAGTGCCTGGTCATGAGGGTCCTGGGAGCCCGGCTCAGGAGCTCCTCTGTGGCACACGCGTGCCCGGGGCCACGTGCTCACGGCATGAGGTGTGTCTGGTCTCGGGGGATGGGGGCTCTGTGGCTATTCAGTTTACTCAGGATAAGCCGTTTTCAGCGGCCATGGTTCTCCTGGGCCCTCAAAGGCGCCCTGCTTTGGGGGAGCCCTGGGCAGGGCCTGGAGGCCGCGGGGGTTGGGGGTGCGGGCGCTCAGGCAGCTCTCTTGCAGATGGGCTACCTGAAGAAGAATGGGGATGGAAGTCTGCTCTACAGCGTGGTCAACACAGCCGGGCTGGATGCTGATGGTGTGTGCCCGCCCCCACCCTGTCCTGTCTGCTGACCGGCCCCGTCCCTGGTCTCCATACCTTGGTGACGTGTAGATGGGGCATGGCCCATCGCCCACGTGGCAGGATGCCAGTGTGGTCCGGGGTCCTCTGTGGGTGCGGAGGGCAGGAGCTGACCACTTTAACCGTCAGCTGGAATGAACCGTAGCGTTCTCGATAAAACAGGCAAGCTGGTTCCACTCGAACTCGAGGTTGAGGTTCTGATGGGGACATGGAGACCTCTCAGGCCCCAGTCCCTGTGGGAACCACTCACAGGCCTTTCGGGAGGTGGAGGCGGCCGTGTTGCTCATGCAACACATGGACTGAGGTCTCGGAGGCGGGGTCCGTGGCGTGAGTTGGGGTTGTGTTGCCGTGCGGTGGGCTGACCGCTGGCTTTCTACTCAAACCGCGGGCAGCCAGGGTTTCAGGGCGGCTGCCGGGTGTATAGACCTGAATTCAGATGGTCCCAGGGGCCACCAGGCTGTGCTCCCACATGCCCCCACCACTGCATGCAGCTGGGGGCCGCCTGCTCACGGCCCCGGTCCCCTTGCAGAGGAGGAGACCCACCCAGTGGACCTGAGCTCACTGTCCAGCAAGCTGCTGCCTGGCTTCACCACGCTGGGCTTCCGGGAGGAGCGGAGGAGCCGAGGTAagacctccctcccaccaacCCCACCCAGCAGCTGCCCTGTCAGGCCCAGCTCTGGGTCTGATCACACTCGGTGGGGTCCCAGGAGGGGCAGGAGCTGGAGCCCAGAGGGCAGGACTCGCCTCCGCGTCGGCCAGTGTGGGGCCCCCTCCACGTGCTGATGGTCCATTGACACCATTTAAAGATCCTCCAACAAAGTCACGATTCCTCCACTTGGGGGTCATGATGCTGTAGGCAGCGGAGAGACCCCCCGCCTGGAGGTTACCGAGAACTCGGTGCAGAGGGCACGTGGGCTCCGCAGGGGGCCTCCGTGGTCCCTGGAGACGTGGCATGCGCGTGGCCCGCATGTGTGTCCCTCACGTCGGCCCCCGCACCCCCCCAGTCACCTTCCTCTCCAGTGCCAGCACTGCGCTCTCCACGCACAACAACTCCGTGTTTGGCGACTTGAAGGCTGACGAGGTGGAGCTGCTGTACTCGGCCTATGGAGACGAGACAGGCGTGCAGTGCGCACTGAGGTGGGTGGGTTGGCTGGCTTCTGTGGTGGGCTGCAGGCCGTGGTCGTGTTCAGTAAAATGACTGGCCTCTGCCAGTGACCTCGAAGCTCAGGTGACTGGACCAGGTGTTTAAGGGGATGACGATCCAGGCCGGAGCCTGCAAGAGCCTGGTGTGACCTACCGTGCTCCGGGGTCACGGCCGTCCAGGGGCTCTCGCGCCCGTGTGTCGGCTCAGGCAGCCAAGACCAGGTGTCTGTGACAGCACCCGCGTCCTGGAGGCGGGATCTGGGCTCCTCCTGAGGCCTGGCTGCTTGGTGCAGACTCTGTCCTCCTCAGCTCCTCCCCTGAGTCCTCCCCCAGCGTCCTCCCCTGAGTCCTCCCCCAGCGTCCTCCCCTGAGTCCTCCCCCAGCGTTTCCCTCTCCCCAGTgtcctcccccagcctcctccccgcAGCGTCCTCTCCCCAGGATCCCCCTCCCCAGTGTCCTCCCCACAGCGTCCTCCCCCAGCTTCACTCTGCGTCTTGAGCTCCTTTGGTCTGGAGACACTGAGGGCCATCCTGAAGGCTTCCTTTTAACTGAATTCCCTCTAAGGCCCCCGTCTGCACGCACAGCCGTGTTCTGAGGTGCAGGGGGTCACGGCCTCAGCGTGTGGTGTTGGGGACACAGTTCAGCCTCAGTTGTGACCGGTGTGACGTACAGTTCGTGATCTGGTATTGCACCCCTGTGGAATGGGATTTGTATTTTTTCACTCCTGAGAGAAAAGAGGACCATTTCTTTAGAATTCAGTTTTTTTACATGGGGACTGTGACAGCTGTGCTGGTCGGGGAGAAATGGAGTCTCCCCACGTTAGATCTTTGTCTTACTTCAAACACGACGTGGAGCGTGTTTGAAGAACACAGGGATCAGGTAGCTCCAATACAATAAACGAGCAGCTGACCCCAACGTTTGTGTGGAAACAGAAGTAGAGGAGGAAGACCAAGAGGAAGGTGTGGTGGCCGAGGTGGCCTCCCTGGACGTGGCCCTGTGTCGTCCTGCCCCAGCACACGGCTCTGGGGCCCGCTGCCCCTGGCCCAGGCAGCCGGTGCTGGGCGCAGTCAGGCCCACAGCCGTGTGAAGGCCTTGCCATCAGGGCTCCTTCAGGCCTTGGCCTGGCTGTGCTGCTCGGGCTGTGGGTTCTGCTCTCGGCTTCTGTTCTCAACTTGTGGCATGGTTTGGGATTTTCTCACTTTGTTATGGTCCAAAATGACCCTAGAGGTGCTCCCAGCCCACCCAGTGTGGAGCCCTCCGTGTGATTTCTCCTTAATCTCCTTGTGTCCCTGAACCCAGAACAGACGTGAGTGCTCTCATAAAGTGGGCGTGAGGGACTTAGGTGTGCAGATGCGTGttctctgctttgcttttcttttgcttttcttgtttGGGGTCACTGTTGTccaccccccacccgccccaTGTGGACCTCGGGGGTGGGTAGCCAGGGCGGGAGGGTGCGGAATACAGGTCCCAGCCTGCTCTTGCGGCCCTGTCCAGCTTGCAGGAGTTCGTGAAGGATGCTGGGAGCTACAGCAAGAAGCTGGTGGATGACCTCCTGGACCAGATCACGGGCGGGGACCACTCGCGGATGCTCTTCCGCCTGAGGCAGGTGGGCGTGAGCCCCAGCAGCCGCCAGATGGGAGCAGGGAGTGTGTGTGAGGTGACCCGGAGCTGTTCCTCCCTGCGGGTCGGTTACCTTCCAGGGAAACCTAAGAAGGATGCCCTTGTCTGGCACATGTTCTTCATCCCTTTTTAGACCTGCCTTTCTTCGTCAGCTGTCACCTTCCGTCGTCCTGGGAAATCTCCTTTGCCTCACAGGACCTTTTTCTTGACCTGAAAACTCTTCGCACTTTACCTTCATTTTTGGAACGTGTCTTCCTGGTGTGGACACCTGGATCGACGTTTTAGCCTCTTTGTAGAGTGATGTCTGACTCACCTTGTGTCTGAGAACGTGTCTGcagtcacttttatttttattttccatttgtagTTTGTCTTTTTTAGTCAAGATCAGGATTGGCAAACTTTGGCCTGTGAGCTAacaatgtttttttgttttttacagattTTGAGTGTTTTAGAAAGTAGAAATGGAGAGCGGGCCACGCCCTGTGCCTGACCACAAAGCCTTGAATGTTTCCTCTCCagccattttgtttctttttgtttacaGCATTAGAGAAACATTTTAACTTTGTTCTTTCACATATAACATTCCACTTTTTCAGCACTACTTATTGAATAGACTATCTTCTTGGACTGGAAGAGTTAGTATTGTGAAAGTGGTCATACTCTCCAAGGCAATCCATAGATATAGTGCAGTCCCTATCAAAACATCAGTGGCATTTTTCAGAAAGTTAGAACAAATGATTTTAAAGTTTACATGGAGACAGAGGAGACCCCaagtagccaaagcagtcttgagagagAGCCTGGGGGTATCACTCATGCAGATTTCAGAGTGCACCGCTGAGCTGCCGGAATCAAAGCCGTGCGGTGCTGGCATGAACTAGCTACATAGGGCGAGTGGAGCAGGATAGCCCAGAAGGAAGCCCAGACGCGTGCAGCTAGCTCAGGGCAGAGGAGGCGAGAAAGTTCTGAGCGCTTTACTAAACGTGGACTGAGCAGCACAGCTTCAGACCGTTGTCATTTAGTCTCCATCGTGTctcactctgcgaccccatgggctgcagcccgctaggctcccctgtcctccagtgtcccctggagtttgttcagactcacttccattgagtcggtgatgccatccagccatctcctgtGCTGGTCTCAGCACCCTGCCTCCCCCGCAGCCGGCTCAGCCGTCCTCCTGGTGAAGCCCCAGCCCAGCGTCTGACTGCCTTCTGTTTCCCACCCCTGGGGCTGCGGGTGCATCCTGAGGGCTCTTGTGCCTTCATGGCCTTCTCGCCCCGGGTGGTCTTGTGGGTGCCCAGCCCACCGGGGGTCTCAGCTGGTCTTGTGCAGCAGGCTCGCTCTGGCTGCGGCCCACGAGGCCCGCTCGGGTTGCGGGCGGGCCTGTCCCAACTACGGGTGAGGGTAAACAGGTCTGCCTGGATGCAGCTGCTGAGAGACTGGCTCCTGTCTGTGGTTCTTTGTAGAGGAGAAGCGTTCCGATGAAGCCTCTGGATGAAGTGAAGGTGGGTTCCGTGGACAAGTTACAGACAGTAAAAGCCTAGTGGTTGAGGCCCCGTGAGGATGTCGCGTGTGGCCTTTGAGACAGCGTCAGTGGGAGGAGCTTCAGTCCCTTTGCTGAGGAGGAAAGTGAGATAGTCACCATGACCTGCCTGAGGGTGTGCAGCCGGCAGGGGCTCCTCCCAGGGGTGGGCTCGCGGGTGGGCAAGGGCAGTCAGCAGGGACGGCCTGGGGCCTCGCCAGCCCCTGAGGACGCGGTCTAGCGCCGCCTCTGCCCGCCCTGTAGTGACCAGGAGCACGTTTGGCCCCAGCTCTGAAACTGCCTGTATGGGCAGCGGCACCGGGACTGGGCCGGGCTGTGGGGGTCACTAGCCTCCCTGACGGGGCCTCGCGGGGCAGAGGTCAAGGCTGGTCAGGTGCCCGTCAGACGAGCCCTTGACTGACGGAGATTGGAGACGGTGCCGGCCGAGGGCACGTGTCCCCCCGCGTGTGCCGGGCGGCCAGGTGTCTGCTTGGTCTCTGGGCTTTGCGACACGTGTGGTGTTAGGCACCGGCCCGACATGGCCCGCGAGGATCTGGGGCGGGCTGCAGCCGCCTGAGCCAGGACCCCCCGACCCCGACTGGCCCACAGCAGGGCCCCTGCGGGTCAGCCCAGAGGAGACAAGGACCTGCCACGCTGTCCGTCGAGTTCCCAAAGGAGCCTGGCCTTGAGTCCTGGGCGTCTCCCTGgaggaccccccacccccagcatctgCGGGTCTCTCCCCAGTCCCCCTAGTGCCCATGGCCCTTCCCAGCTGCTCCAGGTGGAGGTTTCCTGGGGAGCCCAGGCCCTGTGGTCCCTGGGCTACGGCACAGTCCCCTGTCTGTGGGCTCCTCACACAGACAGGACACAGCCAGCCCAGCCTCCGTTCCCTGGGTGGTGGGCACCAGCTCGCTGCCTTTCCTCCATCTCACGTGGCTTGTCTCCTGCAGGCCGGGGACCCTCTCGGGGACGGCAGCTCCACGCTGGACTTTATGGCCATGAAGCCCTACTCGGACGTCTCCCTGGACATCTCCGTGCTCGGCTGTCTGGGTAGgttgtgctgggcactgtgctgtGCCTGTTCTCGGGAGGGTGGCTCGACCCAGCCCCCTGTCCTCAGGATCCCCCGCCCCAACCCAGCCCCTGTCCTTAGGACCCCCTCCCCGACCCAGCCCCTGTCCTCaggaccaccccaccccacccagcccctGTCCTCAGGACCCCCCCACCCGCTGTCCTCAGGACTCCCAGTGGCTCCCGGCAGGGCTCGCCAGGCTCTCTGACCTCCGGCCCCATCCCTGGGTCCCCTGGTCCAGTGGGCAGCGGGGAGCTCCTGCCGTGGCCGCCGTGGTGCTGCATCGGCGTGCTTGCCGCCATCACGGCGTGTGCCCCCAGGAGGGCCTTCTGCTTATGTGGGCCCTGCCCTTCTGGCCCCTTCAGACCTACTGACGTGGAGTCTGCAGGTGGTCATGCTCGTGGCTTGTCCCAGCAGACACCAGGGCCCTCCAGGGGGGTGCGCTTGGGGAGGAGGCGCTGCAGGAACCAACATCAGTTTGCAGAGCCCTGTTCCCACGGAGCCCCTGGCAGCGAGCGTGGCCCGTCACCCCCCACCAGGCGTGGCCCCAGCCCCGGGAGGAAAGCAGGCGGGGGCCCGGCGGGTCCTCTGTCCCTCGGGTGCGCCGAGGGCTGCCCGCCGGCTCTCCTCCCGCCGAGTCTACCGTTTCCTCTTTCGCGGTAGTCGGGTTGTCACCAGCCCTGTTTGCTCTCTGTCAGGTCTGTTCTTGGGCTGCGTCTCTCTGCTGTGCCCGGGCCCTGGGGTTTATCTTGAACGTGGGGAGTCTGACTGTAGTTTGTCCCGCGCTCACCTGGACCTGATTCGGTCCATCTCCCTCGAGGCATATTTTCTCCGCTGGTCTCCAGATGGGGCGGACACGGCCTTGCGGGCCCCAGTTTGTTGACCCCCAGCTTTTCTTGCgtcttccctcctcttcccatCACGTGTCCTTTCCCTTCTGAGGGTGCTGTGGGTCCCGGTCGCCGCCCCTATGTCTCGTTTGCGACGTCCCCTGGGGCTGAGCCTCCCTGCTTCCCGCCCGCCGGCTCTCGGTGGGTCCACCGTGCGGGTGCTGCCTGATGCCGGCGCAGAGCCCCGTGTGGTGTTCTCCCGGCCTCCTCAGGGTGGGGAGCCACTCAGCGCAGGGGAGCGTGGCCCCACCATTATGGGGAGGGTCCTGCCGGGCCGTCGGGGGGCGTGGCCAGTCGTCCGGCGTGCGTTGCTCCCCTCTGCGCGGTGCCTCACACAGTGTGGGCCCAGCTGGGCAGTGGTGGCAGAGCCTGGCCCAGCCCCATCTCCGTGTCCTCAGGGAAGGTGAAGAAGGAGCTGGACCCTGAGGACGGGCACCTGAGCCTGGACGAGACGACGAAGCTCCTTCAGGACCTGCAGGAGGCACAGGCGGAGCGCGGGGGCTCACGGCCCTCGTCCAACCTCAGCTCACTGTCCAACGCCTCCGACCGGGACCAGCACCACCTGGGTGAGGCCCGCCGCGCACCGGCATGGGGCCTCGGGGGTGGCCGGGGGGCCGGGGGCCAGCGGGCTGGGCCAGGTCCAGGGCTGCTGCGGGCCCCACGGGCTCTGGTCGGGCGGCCGTACCGGGGAGGGCTTGGCGTGGAAGGCAGTCTTGTGAACCGGGGGGCTTGGCCTGAAGATGCTGGGTCCATGTCGGGAAGAGCCCCAGCCTGTCGCGTCCAAGCCATGGACCCCATAGCGTCATCGAGGAGGGAATGTTGGCTTCTTCTTGCTTCTGGTCCTGAAGCACTGTGCTCCTGCCCGGCCCTCGTGGCGGGTCATGGGGCTCTcagtcgggggggggggggcggggcatgGGACATACCTTGGGTCCCTTGGTGGAGGCCACAGGACCTCGGGGCCCTCGGTAGGGGGTCATGGGACCTTGGGGCCCTCGGTGGGGGGGACACGGGACAGACCTTGGGGCCCTCGTAGGGGGTCGTGGGACCTCAGGGCCCTCGGTGGGGGGGACACGGGACAGACCTTGGGGCCCTCGTAGGGGGTCGTGGGACCTCAGGGCCCTCGGTGGGGGGGACACGGGACAGACCTTGGGGCCCTCGTAGGGGGTCGTGGGACCTCAGGGCCCTCGGTGGGGGGGACACGGGACAGACCTTGGGGCCCTTGGTGGTTGTGGGGAGAATGGGACAGACCACGCGGTCctcggtgggggtggggggcatgggaCAGACCTCGCAGTCCTTGGTGGGGGTCATGGGACCTCAGGGCTCTCAGTTGGGAGGGGCACACCACCGTCCTTGGTCGGAAGCCCCGTGGGCGCatgagggtgggtgggtggtgggtggcGACCCCACCAGGACAGGAGCAGACGCTGTCTGCTGGCCCCTTGAGCACGCTGTTTACGTCCTCAAGGTCCTGCGTCAGATCCAGACACAGCGCTGACTTCCCTTTCTGCGGCCCTGAcgtttgggggcggggaggggagccaTCAGCCGCAGACCGTTGGCTGAAGTTGTTCAAGTAGAGGACTGGCGTTTTGGTCCCATTAACCTGGTGATAAAAGCATGTGAAGAGGTTCCAGGTGACTCTGGGGTGGTTCCCAGCTATGAGGATCCCAAGGTCCTGGTGGACTCAAGCTGACACTGGGGCTCCTCAGGGTCTGGGGTGTCTGAGGAGCCCGGTGGGGTCCTAGTGGACTCGGTGACCCTGGGGCTCCTCTGGGTCTGGGGTATCCGAGGACCCCCGGCCCAGGAACTGCCTTCCTGCAGGATTGCCAGCCCTGCTGCGTGGAGGCTCGGCCGCGCCCTCCCTGGGGCCCTCGGGTGGTCTCTGCGCTAGGTCCGGGGCTCTGGCTGCGCCATAGGCCCCGTTGGCCGCAGCCACAGGACACGTGTCCAGCCGGGCCTCCTGGGCAGAGTGCGTGGCAGCGCTGGGCTGACATGCCCCCCTCCCGTCACTGCAGGGAGCCCTTCTCGCCTCAGTGTTGGGGAGCAGCCGGAGGCGGCCCACGACCC
The sequence above is a segment of the Bos taurus isolate L1 Dominette 01449 registration number 42190680 breed Hereford chromosome 20, ARS-UCD2.0, whole genome shotgun sequence genome. Coding sequences within it:
- the BRD9 gene encoding bromodomain-containing protein 9 codes for the protein MGKKHKKHKTEWRSSYEDYADKPLEKPLKLVLKVGGSEVTELSGSGHDSSYYDDRSDHERERHKEKKKKKKKKSEKEKHLDDEERRKRKEEKKRKREKEHCDTEGEADDFDPGKKVEVEPPPDRPVRACRTQPAENESTPIQQLLEHFLRQLQRKDPHGFFAFPVTDAIAPGYSMIIKHPMDFGTMKDKIAANEYKSVTEFKADFKLMCDNAMTYNRPDTVYYKLAKKILHAGFKMMSKQAALLGNEDTAAEEPVPEVVPVHVETAKKSKRPSREVISCVFEPEGNACSLTDSTAEEHVLALVEHAADEARDRISRLVPGGKMGYLKKNGDGSLLYSVVNTAGLDADEEETHPVDLSSLSSKLLPGFTTLGFREERRSRVTFLSSASTALSTHNNSVFGDLKADEVELLYSAYGDETGVQCALSLQEFVKDAGSYSKKLVDDLLDQITGGDHSRMLFRLRQRRSVPMKPLDEVKAGDPLGDGSSTLDFMAMKPYSDVSLDISVLGCLGKVKKELDPEDGHLSLDETTKLLQDLQEAQAERGGSRPSSNLSSLSNASDRDQHHLGSPSRLSVGEQPEAAHDPYEFLQSPEPAVSTKP
- the BRD9 gene encoding bromodomain-containing protein 9 isoform X2; amino-acid sequence: MGKKHKKHKTEWRSSYEDYADKPLEKPLKLVLKVGGSEVTELSGSGHDSSYYDDRSDHERERHKEKKKKKKKKSEKEKHLDDEERRKRKEEKKRKREKEHCDTEGEADDFDPGKKVEVEPPPDRPVRACRTQPAENESTPIQQLLEHFLRQLQRKDPHGFFAFPVTDAIAPGYSMIIKHPMDFGTMKDKIAANEYKSVTEFKADFKLMCDNAMTYNRPDTVYYKLAKKILHAGFKMMSKDMDFSQQAALLGNEDTAAEEPVPEVVPVHVETAKKSKRPSREVISCVFEPEGNACSLTDSTAEEHVLALVEHAADEARDRISRLVPGGKMGYLKKNGDGSLLYSVVNTAGLDADEEETHPVDLSSLSSKLLPGFTTLGFREERRSRVTFLSSASTALSTHNNSVFGDLKADEVELLYSAYGDETGVQCALSLQEFVKDAGSYSKKLVDDLLDQITGGDHSRMLFRLRQRRSVPMKPLDEVKAGDPLGDGSSTLDFMAMKPYSDVSLDISVLGCLGKVKKELDPEDGHLSLDETTKLLQDLQEAQAERGGSRPSSNLSSLSNASDRDQHHLGSPSRLSVGEQPEAAHDPYEFLQSPEPAVSTKP
- the BRD9 gene encoding bromodomain-containing protein 9 isoform X3, coding for MGKKHKKHKTEWRSSYEDYADKPLEKPLKLVLKVGGSEVTELSGSGHDSSYYDDRSDHERERHKEKKKKKKKKSEKEKHLDDEERRKRKEEKKRKREKEHCDTEGEADDFDPGKKVEVEPPPDRPVRACRTQPAENESTPIQQLLEHFLRQLQRKDPHGFFAFPVTDAIAPGYSMIIKHPMDFGTMKDKIAANEYKSVTEFKADFKLMCDNAMTYNRPDTVYYKLAKKILHAGFKMMSKAALLGNEDTAAEEPVPEVVPVHVETAKKSKRPSREVISCVFEPEGNACSLTDSTAEEHVLALVEHAADEARDRISRLVPGGKMGYLKKNGDGSLLYSVVNTAGLDADEEETHPVDLSSLSSKLLPGFTTLGFREERRSRVTFLSSASTALSTHNNSVFGDLKADEVELLYSAYGDETGVQCALSLQEFVKDAGSYSKKLVDDLLDQITGGDHSRMLFRLRQRRSVPMKPLDEVKAGDPLGDGSSTLDFMAMKPYSDVSLDISVLGCLGKVKKELDPEDGHLSLDETTKLLQDLQEAQAERGGSRPSSNLSSLSNASDRDQHHLGSPSRLSVGEQPEAAHDPYEFLQSPEPAVSTKP